A stretch of the Aegilops tauschii subsp. strangulata cultivar AL8/78 chromosome 4, Aet v6.0, whole genome shotgun sequence genome encodes the following:
- the LOC141021214 gene encoding peroxidase 4-like → MAARAIAVLSLILALVAIASGGASAQLSSGFYSRSCPGMLKAVRSALHPAIARERRVGASIVRLFFHDCFVQGCDASLLLDDAPGLRGEKNATPNKNSARGFEVIDAVKAAVEGCCPGVVSCADILAIAAEESVVFLGGPSWEVKMGRRDSTTASFNGAENNIPPPTSGLANLTSLFAAQGLSQKDMVALSGAHTIGLARCTNFRDHIYNDTNIDAGFARSRQSGCPRATGSGDNNLAPLDLQTPTVFENDYYKNLVQKRGLLHSDQELFNGGAADTLVREYVGSQSAFFKDFVEGMIKMGDITPLTGSNGQIRMNCRRVN, encoded by the exons ATGGCAGCGCGCGCCATTGCTGTCCTCTCGCTCATCCTCGCGCTGGTCGCCATCGCCAGCGGAGGAGCCTCGGCGCAGCTGTCGTCGGGCTTCTACTCCCGCTCCTGCCCGGGCATGCTCAAAGCCGTGCGCTCGGCGCTGCACCCGGCCATCGCCAGGGAGCGCCGCGTGGGCGCCTCCATCGTCCGCCTCTTCTTCCACGACTGCTTCGTCCAGGGCTGCGACGCCTCGCTGCTGCTGGACGACGCGCCGGGCCTGCGCGGCGAGAAGAACGCCACGCCCAACAAGAACTCCGCCAGGGGGTTCGAGGTAATCGACGCCGTCAAGGCGGCCGTCGAGGGGTGTTGTCCCGGCGTCGTCTCGTGCGCCGACATCCTCGCCATCGCCGCCGAGGAGAGCGTTGTCTTC CTGGGTGGCCCGAGCTGGGAGGTGAAGATGGGGCGGAGAGACTCGACCACGGCGAGCTTCAACGGCGCCGAGAACAACATCCCGCCGCCGACGTCGGGGCTCGCCAACCTTACGTCCCTCTTCGCCGCGCAGGGGCTCTCCCAGAAAGACATGGTCGCACTCTCAG GAGCCCACACAATCGGCCTAGCACGCTGCACAAACTTCCGGGACCACATCTACAACGACACAAACATCGACGCCGGCTTCGCCAGGAGCCGCCAGTCAGGCTGCCCTCGTGCTACCGGCTCAGGCGACAACAACCTGGCACCGCTAGACCTGCAAACCCCCACGGTCTTCGAGAACGACTACTACAAAAACCTCGTCCAGAAGAGGGGCCTCCTGCACTCAGACCAGGAGCTCTTCAATGGTGGCGCTGCCGACACGCTGGTCCGGGAGTATGTCGGTAGCCAGAGTGCCTTCTTCAAGGACTTTGTGGAGGGAATGATCAAGATGGGGGACATCACGCCGCTGACGGGGTCGAACGGACAGATTAGGATGAACTGTAGGAGGGTCAACTAA